A single Methanobrevibacter woesei DNA region contains:
- a CDS encoding class I SAM-dependent methyltransferase, giving the protein MAEKEVYTGNHYEDSDLIKNARKPEGELGHKILDRMNNSHEEMAKWGVSYFDINEEDYILDIGCGGGVNVERFAGQISNEGKVIGLDYSDVSVEKSSKRNEEFINEGKVEIIEGSVSDMPFEDKTFDIVTGFETIYFWPDFVNDLKEVNRVLKKGGLVFFCNEVVYKKGEMEKYDDLAKLLDMNIYSEEVLEESLTEAGFGDFETHINEENDWIVILARKN; this is encoded by the coding sequence ATGGCTGAAAAAGAGGTTTATACAGGCAATCATTATGAAGATTCTGATTTAATTAAAAATGCTAGAAAGCCTGAAGGTGAATTAGGTCATAAAATATTGGATAGGATGAATAATTCACATGAAGAGATGGCAAAATGGGGAGTTAGCTATTTTGACATTAATGAAGAGGATTACATATTGGATATTGGATGTGGTGGTGGAGTGAATGTAGAACGCTTCGCTGGTCAAATATCTAATGAAGGTAAAGTTATTGGTCTTGATTATTCTGATGTAAGTGTTGAAAAATCCTCTAAGAGAAATGAAGAGTTTATTAATGAGGGTAAAGTTGAAATCATTGAAGGATCTGTTTCAGACATGCCTTTTGAGGATAAAACCTTTGATATAGTAACTGGTTTTGAAACAATTTATTTCTGGCCTGATTTTGTAAATGACTTAAAAGAAGTTAATCGTGTCCTTAAGAAAGGAGGATTAGTATTTTTCTGTAATGAGGTTGTTTACAAAAAAGGAGAAATGGAAAAATATGATGATTTGGCTAAGCTATTGGATATGAATATCTATTCTGAAGAAGTTTTAGAGGAATCATTAACTGAGGCTGGTTTTGGAGACTTTGAAACACATATTAATGAAGAAAATGATTGGATTGTTATTCTTGCAAGGAAAAATTAG
- the cobA gene encoding uroporphyrinogen-III C-methyltransferase translates to MVVYLIGAGPGDADLITLKAVKALNKADVVLYDYLANEEILEHAPKSAKRIYVGKKAGEHYKTQDEINELIIAQARENENVVRLKGGDPFVFGRGGEEILALMENDIKFEVIPGVTSAIGAPTSLGLPVTHRALATSVTIVTGHEDPTKSEKQVKWDYTADTLIILMGIGNIKENTNEIMKYRAPDTPVCVIESGTLPKERVIFGTLDDISTKEINTPAILIIGEVVNLYKDIYNYN, encoded by the coding sequence ATGGTAGTTTATTTAATTGGTGCAGGTCCTGGAGATGCTGATTTAATCACTTTAAAAGCAGTTAAAGCTTTAAATAAAGCAGATGTTGTTTTATATGATTATTTAGCTAATGAAGAAATTTTAGAACATGCTCCTAAATCAGCTAAAAGGATATATGTTGGTAAGAAAGCAGGTGAACATTATAAAACTCAAGATGAGATTAATGAGTTAATTATTGCTCAAGCTCGCGAAAATGAGAATGTTGTTCGCCTTAAAGGTGGAGATCCATTTGTTTTTGGTCGTGGTGGAGAAGAAATTCTTGCACTTATGGAAAATGATATTAAATTTGAGGTTATTCCTGGTGTAACATCAGCTATTGGAGCTCCAACTTCATTAGGTCTTCCTGTAACTCATAGAGCATTAGCTACTTCTGTTACTATTGTGACTGGACATGAAGATCCAACAAAATCTGAAAAACAAGTTAAATGGGATTATACTGCAGACACATTAATTATTTTGATGGGTATTGGGAATATCAAGGAAAACACTAATGAAATTATGAAATATCGCGCTCCAGATACTCCAGTTTGTGTTATTGAAAGTGGAACTTTACCTAAAGAAAGAGTTATTTTTGGAACTCTTGATGATATTTCAACTAAAGAAATTAATACTCCTGCAATTTTAATTATTGGCGAAGTAGTAAATCTTTATAAAGATATCTATAATTACAATTAA
- a CDS encoding FkbM family methyltransferase — MGEIYSFFDYFKFLDNPVECLLFKAGFKKEITVKSKDFAQLITIKNPSSLNRLMNAFACGVNDYDGLINFIYEIESAKEIINWEDIKIYNQFNLPIGSFYERFHEGYWDSFGIDFNGRVVIDVGSNAGDSSLFFASNGAEVFAFEPVIELHELALKNASLNDNLKDKVHFFNCAVSNKRGKINIDLMDSISVYTSSVNQKHFYDVDVITIADILRKYNVKPDILKMDCEGCEFGIIEGSDLSMFNDIIFEHHSKMVKKEYNSLVKKLENEGFKIKKYGSFSFDFDDMGFIHAYK, encoded by the coding sequence ATGGGGGAAATTTACTCTTTTTTTGATTATTTTAAGTTTTTAGATAATCCCGTGGAATGTTTACTTTTTAAGGCAGGTTTTAAAAAAGAAATCACGGTTAAATCTAAAGATTTCGCTCAATTAATAACAATTAAAAATCCCTCTTCTTTAAACAGATTAATGAATGCATTTGCTTGTGGAGTTAATGATTATGATGGATTGATTAACTTTATTTATGAAATAGAATCAGCAAAAGAGATTATTAATTGGGAAGATATAAAGATTTATAATCAATTTAATCTTCCAATAGGTTCCTTTTATGAGCGTTTTCATGAAGGTTATTGGGATAGTTTTGGTATAGACTTTAATGGTCGTGTTGTTATTGATGTTGGTTCAAATGCTGGTGATTCAAGTTTATTTTTTGCAAGTAATGGGGCTGAAGTCTTTGCTTTTGAACCAGTTATTGAACTCCATGAATTAGCTTTAAAAAATGCTTCTTTAAATGATAATCTTAAGGATAAAGTCCATTTTTTTAATTGTGCTGTTTCTAATAAACGAGGTAAAATTAACATTGATTTAATGGATTCCATTTCTGTTTATACCTCATCTGTTAATCAAAAGCATTTTTATGATGTGGATGTTATTACAATAGCTGATATTTTAAGAAAGTATAATGTAAAACCAGATATTTTAAAAATGGACTGTGAAGGATGTGAATTTGGGATAATTGAGGGTTCTGACCTTTCAATGTTTAATGATATTATTTTTGAACACCACTCTAAAATGGTAAAGAAAGAGTATAATAGTTTAGTTAAAAAATTGGAAAATGAAGGCTTTAAAATAAAAAAATATGGTAGTTTCAGCTTTGATTTTGATGATATGGGATTTATTCATGCATATAAGTAA
- the purQ gene encoding phosphoribosylformylglycinamidine synthase subunit PurQ: MKIGVIRFPGTNCDRDVAKAIELAGATPEYVWWNEENLSDFDGIVIPGGFSYGDYLRAGAMASITPVIDGIKELVKEEKPVLGICNGAQILGEIGLVPGVFITNENPKFNCEWVDLKVGTTRTPFTKNFKKGETVQIPIAHAEGRFYTEDIDLLKDQDQIVLQFKDKNPNGSLEAITSVCDESGLVCAMMPHPERACESILGSTDGLNFFKGFL, from the coding sequence ATGAAAATTGGTGTAATTAGATTTCCTGGAACTAATTGTGACCGTGATGTAGCTAAAGCTATTGAACTCGCTGGAGCAACTCCTGAGTATGTCTGGTGGAATGAGGAAAATTTATCAGATTTTGATGGTATTGTGATTCCTGGTGGTTTTTCTTATGGGGATTATTTAAGAGCAGGAGCTATGGCTTCTATAACTCCAGTTATCGATGGTATTAAAGAATTAGTTAAAGAAGAAAAACCTGTTTTAGGAATATGTAATGGTGCTCAAATTTTAGGTGAGATTGGTCTTGTTCCTGGTGTTTTCATCACTAATGAGAATCCTAAATTTAACTGTGAATGGGTGGATTTAAAAGTTGGAACTACAAGAACTCCTTTTACTAAAAACTTTAAGAAAGGTGAAACTGTTCAAATTCCAATAGCTCATGCAGAAGGAAGATTTTACACAGAAGATATTGATTTATTAAAAGATCAAGATCAAATTGTTTTACAATTTAAAGATAAAAACCCTAATGGTTCACTTGAAGCTATTACAAGTGTTTGTGATGAATCTGGTTTAGTTTGTGCTATGATGCCTCATCCAGAAAGGGCTTGTGAATCTATTTTAGGTTCAACTGATGGTTTAAACTTCTTTAAAGGATTTTTATAG
- a CDS encoding MnmC family methyltransferase, which translates to MSYEESATVINETIFDLVNKLFDKEKETSDESLRENFFNENKEFFVLTDDGSYSIKSKEINHKIETLHTSTGAISESFEKFIKPLKLNYSEDIAILDICAGLGYNTSAALADFIKNSKDSNLHVDMVEISKATLACGLLVPSPIPEHDITKKAIEDELIKQDYATLSLEKCEIPENIDIALYIDDARQTIQSLEDNYYDAIFLDPFSQNMAPELFSTDFFKEFRRVIKNDGIVCTYTSSAPVRAAFIENNFHIGQGPIFGRKQGGTLASPNPLMLKKSLPKNDEIRIALSDVGIPFRDPGLNNSSEYILESRTEERHEARHNTKISSAVKTPIFLTQEMEDEKLKRRVERNLAKMNIPSTTSKEAFYILEPENNYLEAQEIDNNSRSRILQMIDNLKEVKENK; encoded by the coding sequence ATGAGTTACGAAGAAAGCGCTACTGTAATTAATGAAACAATTTTTGATTTGGTAAATAAACTTTTTGATAAAGAAAAAGAAACCTCTGATGAAAGTTTACGTGAAAACTTTTTTAATGAAAATAAAGAATTCTTTGTCTTAACAGATGATGGTTCATACTCCATTAAATCAAAAGAGATTAATCATAAAATAGAAACACTTCACACATCAACAGGTGCAATTAGTGAATCCTTTGAAAAGTTCATTAAACCTTTGAAATTAAATTATAGTGAAGATATAGCTATTTTAGATATCTGTGCTGGTCTTGGTTACAATACTTCAGCAGCACTTGCCGATTTTATTAAAAATTCAAAAGACAGTAATTTACATGTTGATATGGTTGAAATATCTAAAGCTACGCTCGCCTGTGGTCTTTTAGTTCCTTCACCAATCCCAGAACATGACATAACAAAAAAGGCAATTGAAGATGAACTAATTAAGCAGGACTATGCAACCCTATCTCTTGAAAAATGTGAGATTCCTGAAAATATTGACATTGCTCTTTATATTGATGATGCACGTCAAACCATCCAATCTTTAGAGGACAACTATTATGATGCAATATTTTTAGATCCATTTTCACAAAATATGGCTCCAGAATTATTCTCTACTGATTTTTTCAAAGAGTTTAGACGAGTTATTAAAAATGATGGAATTGTGTGTACTTACACTTCATCTGCACCAGTTAGGGCTGCATTTATTGAAAACAACTTCCATATTGGGCAAGGCCCTATTTTTGGAAGAAAACAAGGAGGTACACTAGCTAGTCCTAATCCTTTGATGCTTAAAAAATCATTACCAAAAAATGATGAAATTAGAATAGCTTTATCTGATGTGGGCATTCCATTTAGAGATCCTGGACTTAACAACAGTAGCGAATATATTTTAGAAAGCAGAACTGAAGAAAGGCATGAAGCACGTCACAATACTAAGATTTCATCAGCCGTTAAAACACCAATCTTTCTAACACAGGAAATGGAAGATGAAAAACTAAAAAGAAGGGTTGAAAGGAATTTAGCTAAAATGAATATTCCGTCAACAACTTCAAAGGAAGCTTTTTATATTTTAGAGCCTGAAAATAACTATTTAGAAGCACAGGAAATTGATAACAATTCCCGTTCAAGAATACTTCAAATGATTGATAATTTAAAAGAAGTTAAAGAGAACAAATAA
- the purC gene encoding phosphoribosylaminoimidazolesuccinocarboxamide synthase, translated as MERKELINGGKVKSVYNTTDEDKVIIEFRDDMTAGDGERKEVMNKKGCLNAVISSKIFQYLESKGIKTQFIELLENNVMLAQKLDMIPIEVIVRNIATGSLVRKYPIEDGTKLDPPIVQMDYKDDEFHDPMLNYSIIKALGIATQDEIDILVELAGKVNDALREFFDQAGIILVDFKIEFGRDEEGNIILGDEISPDSCRLWDKETLEMMDKELFRKGKDDEVMDAYLEVYNRVLSDDDKSKYGL; from the coding sequence ATGGAGCGTAAAGAATTAATTAACGGTGGTAAAGTAAAAAGTGTTTACAATACTACTGATGAGGATAAAGTAATTATTGAGTTTAGAGATGACATGACTGCTGGGGATGGAGAAAGAAAAGAAGTTATGAATAAAAAAGGATGCTTAAATGCAGTTATTTCTTCTAAAATTTTCCAATACCTTGAAAGTAAAGGAATTAAAACTCAATTTATTGAACTTTTAGAGAATAATGTAATGCTTGCTCAAAAATTGGATATGATTCCAATTGAAGTAATCGTTAGAAATATTGCAACTGGAAGTTTAGTTCGTAAATATCCTATTGAAGATGGAACTAAATTAGATCCTCCTATTGTTCAAATGGATTATAAAGATGATGAGTTCCACGATCCTATGTTAAATTACTCTATTATTAAAGCATTAGGAATAGCTACTCAAGATGAAATTGATATACTTGTTGAACTTGCTGGTAAAGTCAATGATGCTCTTCGTGAATTCTTTGATCAAGCTGGAATTATTTTAGTCGACTTTAAAATAGAATTTGGTAGAGATGAAGAAGGTAACATCATTTTAGGTGATGAAATCAGTCCAGATAGCTGCAGGTTATGGGATAAAGAAACCTTAGAAATGATGGATAAAGAACTTTTCAGAAAAGGAAAAGATGATGAAGTAATGGATGCTTATTTAGAAGTTTATAACAGGGTATTATCTGATGATGATAAATCCAAATATGGTTTATAG
- the tgtA gene encoding tRNA guanosine(15) transglycosylase TgtA, giving the protein MFEIKAKDNRGRVGVLKTKHGNVKTPALMPVIHPRKQAIDVKKYGADIVITNAYLIYKDEDLKQEAIDKGLHELINFDGPIMTDSGSFQLSVYGDVDITNKEVIEFQELIKTDIGTSLDIPTAPFVTREKAEEDLEITLQRAREAIEYRNSQNMEMKLNSVVQGSTFPDLRRYCADELTKLDADLYPIGAVVPLMESYHYKDLVDVVMNSVAHLPDNKPRHLMGAGHPMIFALAAAMGCDLFDSAAYILYAEDDRLLSTRGTYKLENLQEMPCSCEVCTKYTPDDLRAMDKKERRDLIAIHNLHVSFAELRLVRQAIYEGSLMELVEERCRVHPQLLNAYRQLANYMDDMEKYNPRSKKSAFFFTGPESLYRSEVKRHMNKLREMPKKRDLVILPPSRKPYSKFISGKLGEFYIYGSERELDLEDTDFMVLDIPFGLVPLDIDEVYPLSQNESPKIKDVDSIEFIEDFISEFVEYYDQTLIHSRVIKDLEIGLYNKHSQSDEIRFKKDDLRKIKAIADYQFGVGAGEALFKGNIKIEKSKKTGKIRHIYDKGVIVANMRASDSFLVLSKEGAKRLHNSMPYPENRVVVNEDSVPFARDGKSVFAKFVVDCDENIRSNDEVLIVSEDDELLAYGKALLCAHEMGDFNTGQAVKTRKGMKK; this is encoded by the coding sequence ATGTTCGAAATTAAAGCAAAAGATAATAGAGGAAGAGTAGGTGTTTTAAAAACAAAACATGGAAATGTTAAAACTCCTGCTTTAATGCCTGTTATTCATCCGCGTAAGCAGGCTATTGATGTTAAGAAGTATGGTGCAGATATTGTAATTACTAATGCTTACTTAATTTATAAAGATGAAGATTTAAAACAAGAAGCAATTGATAAAGGTCTACATGAACTTATTAACTTTGATGGACCGATAATGACTGACTCTGGTTCTTTCCAGCTATCAGTTTACGGTGATGTGGATATAACTAATAAGGAAGTTATTGAATTTCAAGAATTAATTAAAACAGATATTGGAACTAGTTTAGATATCCCAACAGCTCCTTTTGTTACACGTGAAAAAGCAGAAGAAGATTTGGAAATCACTTTACAACGTGCCCGTGAAGCTATTGAATATAGAAACTCTCAAAATATGGAAATGAAGTTAAATTCTGTAGTTCAAGGTTCAACATTTCCAGATTTAAGAAGATACTGTGCTGATGAATTAACTAAGTTAGATGCTGATTTATATCCAATTGGTGCTGTTGTACCATTAATGGAATCTTATCATTATAAAGACTTAGTTGATGTTGTAATGAATTCTGTTGCTCATTTACCTGACAATAAGCCACGTCATTTAATGGGTGCAGGCCATCCTATGATTTTTGCATTAGCTGCAGCAATGGGTTGTGATTTATTTGACTCAGCAGCTTATATTTTATATGCTGAAGATGATAGGTTATTATCCACTCGCGGAACCTATAAATTAGAAAATCTTCAAGAAATGCCATGTTCCTGTGAAGTATGTACTAAATATACTCCTGATGACTTGAGGGCTATGGATAAAAAAGAAAGAAGAGATTTAATAGCTATTCATAATTTACATGTTTCCTTTGCTGAGTTAAGATTAGTTAGACAAGCTATTTATGAAGGCAGTTTAATGGAACTTGTTGAAGAACGTTGCAGAGTTCATCCACAGCTATTAAATGCTTACCGTCAACTAGCTAATTATATGGATGATATGGAGAAATATAATCCAAGAAGTAAGAAATCTGCATTCTTCTTTACAGGTCCCGAATCATTATACAGAAGTGAAGTTAAAAGGCACATGAATAAATTAAGGGAAATGCCTAAAAAACGTGATTTAGTAATATTGCCTCCATCCCGTAAGCCTTATTCTAAATTTATCTCTGGAAAATTAGGTGAATTCTATATTTATGGCAGTGAAAGAGAGCTTGATTTGGAGGATACTGATTTTATGGTTTTAGATATTCCATTCGGTTTAGTTCCTCTAGATATTGATGAAGTCTATCCATTAAGTCAAAATGAATCTCCTAAAATCAAAGATGTGGACAGTATTGAATTTATTGAAGACTTCATATCTGAATTTGTCGAGTACTATGATCAAACTTTGATACATTCAAGAGTTATTAAGGATTTGGAAATAGGCCTTTATAATAAACACTCTCAATCAGATGAAATCAGATTTAAAAAAGATGATTTGAGAAAAATTAAGGCTATTGCTGACTATCAATTTGGTGTTGGTGCAGGAGAAGCACTATTTAAAGGAAATATCAAAATTGAAAAAAGTAAAAAAACAGGAAAAATCAGACATATCTATGATAAAGGAGTAATTGTAGCTAATATGAGAGCTTCAGATAGCTTTTTAGTACTTTCAAAAGAAGGTGCAAAAAGATTACACAATTCCATGCCTTATCCAGAGAACAGAGTTGTTGTAAATGAGGATTCTGTTCCTTTTGCACGGGATGGAAAAAGTGTATTTGCAAAATTTGTTGTAGATTGTGATGAAAATATCAGGTCCAATGATGAAGTTTTAATTGTAAGTGAAGATGATGAGTTACTGGCTTATGGAAAAGCTTTGTTATGTGCTCATGAAATGGGCGATTTTAATACAGGCCAAGCAGTTAAAACCAGAAAAGGAATGAAGAAATAA
- a CDS encoding glycosyltransferase family 2 protein, translating into MYQVSVIIPFYNGESHFKESFKSIKNQSIGFENIEVIFVNDCSKDSSPILAKEYSEKYENCKFVDLSLYHSKNSGFPGRPRNYGLKEATAEYIVFYDIDDCYHPKAFEKLLSTMKSENSDLIIGNYSTETNNGSIKNRFCKTKKDLININPLKNQKTFDKISNITFISSWGKLFKKSIIEKNNLIFIEDGPVEDADFYFKYLLYAKTVTILPHDYLYFYNEYSDSTIHRHDKKLLKRYLKGFKRICEFMDKNYTLSYDLFYGDYLSNLLLIFINTKGKRETKIELLEEINTFEENKDSIDLGKPEINLLNNLIKKRKFKRAILLSKVYDVMYNNQTIKKIYRNLNNNRRNKQ; encoded by the coding sequence ATGTACCAAGTTTCTGTAATAATACCTTTCTACAATGGTGAAAGCCATTTTAAGGAATCCTTTAAATCAATAAAAAATCAAAGCATTGGTTTTGAAAACATTGAAGTTATTTTTGTCAATGACTGTTCAAAAGATTCAAGCCCTATTTTAGCTAAAGAATACAGTGAAAAATATGAAAACTGTAAATTTGTTGATTTAAGTTTATACCATTCAAAAAACTCTGGTTTTCCTGGAAGGCCTAGAAACTATGGATTGAAAGAAGCTACTGCAGAATATATAGTATTTTATGACATTGACGACTGTTATCATCCTAAAGCCTTTGAAAAGTTATTGAGCACTATGAAAAGTGAAAACAGTGACTTGATAATAGGAAACTATTCTACAGAAACAAACAATGGTTCAATTAAAAATAGGTTCTGCAAAACAAAAAAAGATTTAATCAATATTAACCCGCTGAAAAATCAGAAAACCTTTGATAAAATAAGCAATATTACTTTTATAAGTTCATGGGGTAAACTATTTAAAAAAAGCATTATTGAAAAAAACAATTTAATTTTTATTGAAGATGGACCTGTTGAAGATGCAGATTTCTACTTTAAATATTTACTATATGCAAAAACAGTTACTATCTTACCACATGACTATTTATACTTCTATAATGAATATTCTGATTCAACAATCCATAGACATGACAAAAAACTTCTAAAAAGATATTTAAAAGGCTTTAAAAGAATATGTGAGTTTATGGATAAAAATTATACATTATCTTATGATTTATTTTATGGAGATTATTTATCCAATTTACTGCTAATTTTTATAAATACAAAAGGCAAAAGAGAAACTAAAATAGAACTATTAGAAGAAATCAATACTTTTGAGGAAAATAAAGATAGTATAGATCTTGGAAAACCTGAAATTAACTTATTAAATAATTTAATTAAAAAAAGAAAATTTAAAAGAGCTATCCTTTTATCTAAAGTTTATGATGTTATGTATAATAATCAGACTATAAAAAAAATTTACAGGAACTTAAATAACAATAGACGAAACAAACAATAA
- the purS gene encoding phosphoribosylformylglycinamidine synthase subunit PurS has translation MIFDIEVKISLKNGMLNPEATTIERSLDLLGYEVKNAKTIDIIKFQMEGEDREVIRENVVDICERLLCNPVIHNYKITVIPQNSACGIQ, from the coding sequence ATGATTTTTGATATTGAAGTTAAAATCTCTTTAAAAAATGGTATGTTAAATCCAGAGGCTACTACAATTGAAAGATCTCTTGATTTACTTGGTTATGAAGTTAAAAATGCAAAAACTATTGATATTATTAAATTCCAAATGGAAGGGGAAGATAGAGAAGTTATTCGTGAAAATGTAGTTGATATTTGTGAAAGATTACTTTGTAATCCAGTAATTCACAATTATAAAATAACTGTTATTCCCCAAAATAGTGCATGTGGAATTCAATAA
- the glmS gene encoding glutamine--fructose-6-phosphate transaminase (isomerizing), whose amino-acid sequence MCGIVGCILKNKEQVAPILLDCISKLEYRGYDSIGIATFDENINIKKDKGKIKEVDSKLDLGDMDGSYGIAHVRWATHGDPSKINSHPQTDEDNAIAVVHNGIIENYSSIKEQLENEGHVFKSDTDTEVIPHLVQKFMDEGLNLEGAVRKTTEIIHGAYAMAVISKDEPNKIVATRKDSPLIVGLGEDGYFVASDSPAILKYANNIIYPERGEFVILEENGVTIKDENGNVIDKDVETIDWTPEMAEKEGYDYFMIKEINEQATAVRNTLTERNNIQKIIDDLEDINRICFVACGTSYHASLTGKYLLESLAGIPTDVILASEFKYSTNTLNEHTLVIFISQSGETADTLKALDVANESSQTLGIVNVAGSSMTRRAKYVIQTQAGPEIGVAATKTYLSQLTAIYIFAALMGKNEELLEKLNKVPSYIDELLKDADVVKEIAKIYNVNRDGENVNDFFFIGRGYSYPVALEGALKLKEITYIHGEGYAAGELKHGPLALIDEDIPVVVVLPPGENHRKTMSNLEEVKSRGAKVLAIGASNDKDLISKSDDVFIINPEVDDIIAPLVYIVPLQLLSYYVAIERDLNPDQPKNLAKCVTVE is encoded by the coding sequence ATGTGTGGTATAGTAGGTTGTATATTAAAAAATAAAGAACAAGTAGCACCTATACTCTTAGATTGTATTTCAAAGTTGGAATACAGAGGATATGACTCTATTGGAATAGCTACTTTTGATGAAAATATTAACATCAAAAAAGATAAAGGAAAAATTAAGGAAGTTGACTCTAAATTGGATTTAGGGGATATGGATGGAAGTTATGGAATAGCTCATGTACGTTGGGCTACTCATGGTGATCCAAGTAAAATCAATTCTCACCCTCAAACAGATGAAGATAATGCAATAGCTGTTGTTCACAATGGTATTATTGAAAATTACTCTTCAATTAAAGAACAACTTGAAAATGAAGGTCATGTTTTCAAATCTGATACTGATACTGAAGTTATTCCTCATTTAGTTCAAAAATTCATGGATGAAGGATTAAATCTTGAAGGAGCTGTTAGAAAAACAACAGAAATCATTCATGGTGCTTATGCAATGGCAGTTATCAGTAAGGATGAGCCTAATAAAATTGTAGCTACACGTAAAGACAGCCCTTTAATTGTTGGTCTTGGTGAAGATGGTTATTTTGTTGCATCTGACTCTCCAGCTATTTTAAAATATGCTAATAATATCATTTATCCTGAAAGGGGAGAATTTGTTATTTTAGAAGAAAATGGAGTTACAATTAAAGATGAAAATGGTAATGTAATTGATAAAGATGTTGAAACAATTGACTGGACTCCTGAAATGGCTGAAAAAGAAGGTTATGATTATTTCATGATTAAAGAGATTAATGAACAGGCTACTGCTGTTAGAAACACATTAACTGAAAGAAATAATATCCAAAAAATTATTGATGATTTAGAAGATATTAATCGTATTTGTTTTGTAGCTTGTGGAACATCTTACCATGCTTCATTAACTGGTAAATATTTACTTGAATCACTAGCTGGAATTCCTACAGATGTTATTTTGGCATCTGAATTTAAATATTCAACAAACACATTAAATGAACATACTTTGGTTATTTTCATTTCACAATCAGGTGAGACTGCTGACACCTTAAAAGCACTTGATGTTGCAAATGAATCTTCTCAAACTTTAGGAATTGTTAATGTTGCTGGTTCTTCAATGACAAGACGTGCTAAATATGTAATTCAAACACAAGCAGGTCCTGAAATTGGTGTGGCTGCTACTAAAACATATTTAAGTCAACTTACTGCTATTTATATATTTGCTGCATTAATGGGCAAAAATGAAGAGTTATTAGAAAAATTAAATAAAGTACCTTCCTATATTGATGAATTATTAAAAGATGCAGATGTTGTTAAAGAAATAGCAAAAATATATAATGTAAATAGAGATGGAGAGAATGTTAATGATTTCTTCTTTATTGGAAGAGGTTACTCTTATCCTGTTGCATTGGAAGGTGCCTTAAAACTTAAAGAAATTACTTATATTCATGGTGAGGGTTATGCTGCAGGGGAGCTAAAACATGGTCCTTTAGCTTTAATTGATGAGGATATTCCTGTAGTTGTTGTTTTACCACCTGGAGAAAACCACAGAAAAACTATGAGTAATTTAGAGGAAGTAAAATCTCGTGGAGCAAAAGTTTTAGCTATTGGGGCTTCTAATGATAAAGATTTAATTTCCAAATCTGATGATGTATTTATTATTAATCCAGAAGTTGATGATATTATTGCACCATTAGTTTATATTGTTCCATTACAATTACTTTCATATTATGTAGCTATTGAAAGAGATTTAAACCCTGATCAACCTAAAAATCTCGCAAAATGTGTTACTGTAGAATAA